TCATCTCGGTGATTATATCAAAATGATGAATGGTCCTAAGAGTATCTCCAAAGATGCCAATAAAGATCTTCAGAAATTTGATAAGCTATCCAATAACGACAAACAGATTCTGGCAGGTAAACTGCTTCAGAACAACCAGCGTATTCTTGTTCAAATAGTTAAGGAACCGATCGGTTCCAAAGGACCACGTGTTTCAACCGATATTACTATTGCCGGGCGATTTCTCGTTCTGATCCCAATGGGGAACTACATTGCGATCTCAAAAAAGATCAATAATGGAAAAGAGCGCAGACGCCTGAAGAAAATTGCAGGAGATATGTTGCCTGATGGGTTTGGCGTAATCATACGAACGGTTGCCCAAGGACAAGATAAGGAGTCTCTTGAAGACGACATGCGCACCGTTCTGAAAAAGTGGGAGCGAATTCTCAACAAGCTTGAAAATGCCAAACCGCCAACTCTTCTCTACAAGGATCTGGATATTACCGAAAGCTTGATTCGCGATCTGTTTGCCAAACAGTACGACCGCGTTCTGATTGATGATTATCAGCTTTACAAATCCATCAAGAGCTATGTATCTCAGATTGCGCCTAAAATGCTGCCGAGCGTTCAGCTCTATAAAGGGAAGGATCACATTTTTGATCACGTAAACGTAGGTCACGATGTAAATTCCATCTTCAGTCCGCGGGTTCGAATGCCATCGGGCGGTTACCTTATTTTTGAGCAAACAGAAGCAATGTATGTTGTGGATGTTAACTCCGGGCCCTACGCAGCGAAGGAGAAGCAAGAGGATAACTCCCTCAAAACCAACCTGGAAGCTGCACGCGAAATCGCTAAACAGCTTCGATTAAGGGACATTGGTGGAATCATTGTAGTAGACTTTATTGATCTGCGCGATGATAAAAACCGCAAAAAGATTTATGACGAACTGAAGAAAGAGTTCAAGAAAGATCGTGCCAAAACAAATGTTATCGGCATGAGCGATTTTGGCTTGGTTCAGATTACACGTCAGAGAATACGACCCAGCGTGGTTAACTCGGTATCCAAAGTCTGCCCGATGTGCGGTGGCTCAGGCTCTGTAGTAAGCCAGGATACCATTGTAACCGATATTGAAAGCTGGATCAGTAAATTTAAGTACAGTACGGAATATCGCGCTGTCGACATCTACATCAACCCGTACCTGAGATCTTATCTCACACGCGGTCTGTTCAGCCTGAGATTTAAATGGATGCTCAAGTACAAAGTGAAACTCACTTTTATTGCAGATGAGACGATATCACTGAACGAGTTTAAAGTTACACTTGCAGGATCTGACCTTGAAATTACAGACGTAGTACTTCAGGGAGACTCACTCGATACAATTTTAGCAGCTCATGAGCAGCAGAGCAGAGAACTGGATAAAGGCTCAGATATATCCAGACAGGTAGACTATTACTCTAAAGACGATGATAATGGTAAGTCTAAGCGGCCAAGTCGTCCTAAGAGACCAGCCCGGCAAAACAACTAAAAGATTTAAGTTTCACCGAATTAAAGAGAATTGATTAAATGACAAATTTGAAAAATTTGCATGCCACGACCGTTCTGGGAATTATTCACAACGGAAAAGTAGCATTAGGAGCAGACGGACAGGCAACACTGGACAAAACTGTAATGAAGTCTACAGTTAAAAAAGTTCGTGAACTGCAGAAAGGAACCATATTAGCAGGATTTGCAGGTTCTACGGCTGATGCATTCACACTATTTGAAAAATTTGAAGAGAAATTAAACAGCTATAACGGAAATCTTCAGCGGGCAGCCGTTGAAATGGCTAAAGAGTGGAGAAAAGATAAATTCCTCCAGAAACTTGAAGCCCTTTTGGTCGTTGTAGATAAAGAAACACCCCTTCTCATTTCGGGCCAGGGTGATGTGATTGAACCGGATGACAAAATTCTGGCAATTGGCAGTGGCGGCTCATATGCACTTGCAGCCGCGCGTGCATTAAAGGAAAATGCGCCACAACTTTCAGCCAAGGAAATTGTTGAAAAAGCGCTGCATATTGCCGCTGATATCTGCATCTATACGAATCATAATTTGACCATTTTAGAAATTGACGAGTAGTAACATGAAGTTAGTAGAACAACAAAATTTAACCCCGCGACAGATCGTCGCAGAGCTCGATAAATATATTATCGGCCAGAAAGAAGCGAAACGATCCGTTTCTATTGCACTCCGTAATCGATGGAGAAGATTAAAATCTGATCCTGAAATTCGTGACGAAATTATTCCGAACAACATTTTAATGATCGGCCCTACCGGTGTAGGTAAAACCGAAATAGCACGACGATTGGCTAAACTGGCCGGTGCACCATTTATTAAAGTTGAGGCTTCTAAATTCACAGAAGTTGGCTATGTAGGCCGTGATGTGGAATCTATGATTCGTGATTTGACAGATATCGCCATAAACATGGTGAAAATGGAAATGCAGGAGCGCGTTAAAGGGAAAGCCGCAGAGATTGTGGAAGAGAAGATACTCGATATCCTCATCCCTCCTGTTCGTAAAAAAAGTCCAACATCAACAACTGCTGCAAATACCGGAGAAGTTGGGTTTAACCCTGATAATGCTTCCGATGCAGAGTTAAACGAACGTACCCGAGAGCGTTTCAGAGAAAAACTTAAGAATGGTGACCTCGAAGATCGTGATATTGAAATTGAAGTTGATTCCTCCAAAACCCCGATGATGCAGGTCTTTGGCCCGCAGGGAATGGAAGAGATGGGAGTTAACCTGCAGGATATGCTTGGGAACCTGACCAAGGGACGCAAAAAAACCAAGCGTACACTTCCTATCAGCGAAGCCCGTGAAATAATGCTTGAGCAGGAAGCTGAAAAATTGATCGACCACGAAGCAGCTGTTCAGGAAGCTTTGGAAAGAGTTCAAAATCAAGGAATTGTATTCATTGATGAGATCGATAAAGTAGCAAGTGATTCATCATCCAGCAGTAAAGGCAGCGGAGAAGTAAGCCGGCAGGGTGTTCAGCGCGATCTCCTCCCCATTGTTGAAGGGAGTACGGTAAATACAAAACACGGTATCGTTAAAACCGATCATATCCTTTTTGTCGGTTCTGGTGCTTTCCATGTATCTAAACCATCAGACCTGATACCTGAACTACAGGGCCGTTTTCCAATACGTGTTGAACTGAACTCTTTAACTGAAGAAGATTTCTTTAATATTCTGACTCAGCCAAAAAATGCGTTGACGAAGCAGTATCAAGCCATGCTTGAATCTGAAGGCGTTACGGTAGAGTTTACGGAAGATGCTATTCGCGAAATTGCCAAGATAGCCGCAGAAGTGAACCAGCAGGTTGAAAATATCGGAGCCCGACGGCTTCACACGATTTTATCGTCACTGCTCGAAGAACTGCTGTTTGCCGTTCCGGATGATATTCAGTCCGGTGAAATTAATATCGACCGGGAGTATGTACAGAAACAGCTCTCCGGATTGGTAAAAGACAAAGATTTAAGTCATTATATCTTGTAAAAAGAAAATTTAATGCTAAAACAAAAGAAACGTTTTAGTTCAATTTTCGTTAGATATTAGGTAGTATCTCTGCAGAGGGATGATTATACTCTTTGAGTAATCTCTCCGTTACATATTAAATACTGAACCAAAATACCGATGTCTGTGAAGAAGTTTCTCGCTCCTCAACTCGCTTTATTGATGATTTTGTCTGCCGTATGGCTTGCCGGTGTGGATAAAGTGATCGTAAGTAATGATAAACACCAGGAA
This is a stretch of genomic DNA from Rhodohalobacter barkolensis. It encodes these proteins:
- a CDS encoding Rne/Rng family ribonuclease; this encodes MKNQIIIHSSGKQTRVALLENGELAQLFIESEENQRTVGDIYLARVHKVMSGIRAAFIDVGMEKDAFLHFSDAGDHLGDYIKMMNGPKSISKDANKDLQKFDKLSNNDKQILAGKLLQNNQRILVQIVKEPIGSKGPRVSTDITIAGRFLVLIPMGNYIAISKKINNGKERRRLKKIAGDMLPDGFGVIIRTVAQGQDKESLEDDMRTVLKKWERILNKLENAKPPTLLYKDLDITESLIRDLFAKQYDRVLIDDYQLYKSIKSYVSQIAPKMLPSVQLYKGKDHIFDHVNVGHDVNSIFSPRVRMPSGGYLIFEQTEAMYVVDVNSGPYAAKEKQEDNSLKTNLEAAREIAKQLRLRDIGGIIVVDFIDLRDDKNRKKIYDELKKEFKKDRAKTNVIGMSDFGLVQITRQRIRPSVVNSVSKVCPMCGGSGSVVSQDTIVTDIESWISKFKYSTEYRAVDIYINPYLRSYLTRGLFSLRFKWMLKYKVKLTFIADETISLNEFKVTLAGSDLEITDVVLQGDSLDTILAAHEQQSRELDKGSDISRQVDYYSKDDDNGKSKRPSRPKRPARQNN
- the hslV gene encoding ATP-dependent protease subunit HslV — translated: MTNLKNLHATTVLGIIHNGKVALGADGQATLDKTVMKSTVKKVRELQKGTILAGFAGSTADAFTLFEKFEEKLNSYNGNLQRAAVEMAKEWRKDKFLQKLEALLVVVDKETPLLISGQGDVIEPDDKILAIGSGGSYALAAARALKENAPQLSAKEIVEKALHIAADICIYTNHNLTILEIDE
- the hslU gene encoding ATP-dependent protease ATPase subunit HslU gives rise to the protein MKLVEQQNLTPRQIVAELDKYIIGQKEAKRSVSIALRNRWRRLKSDPEIRDEIIPNNILMIGPTGVGKTEIARRLAKLAGAPFIKVEASKFTEVGYVGRDVESMIRDLTDIAINMVKMEMQERVKGKAAEIVEEKILDILIPPVRKKSPTSTTAANTGEVGFNPDNASDAELNERTRERFREKLKNGDLEDRDIEIEVDSSKTPMMQVFGPQGMEEMGVNLQDMLGNLTKGRKKTKRTLPISEAREIMLEQEAEKLIDHEAAVQEALERVQNQGIVFIDEIDKVASDSSSSSKGSGEVSRQGVQRDLLPIVEGSTVNTKHGIVKTDHILFVGSGAFHVSKPSDLIPELQGRFPIRVELNSLTEEDFFNILTQPKNALTKQYQAMLESEGVTVEFTEDAIREIAKIAAEVNQQVENIGARRLHTILSSLLEELLFAVPDDIQSGEINIDREYVQKQLSGLVKDKDLSHYIL